From Ascaphus truei isolate aAscTru1 chromosome 20, aAscTru1.hap1, whole genome shotgun sequence, one genomic window encodes:
- the LOC142470990 gene encoding olfactory receptor 10J4-like, whose protein sequence is MLRENQTTVTEFLLLGFPAVRNFKILLFFVFLLLYIFTLAGNVLIIVLVSTSHQLRMPMYFFLSHLSLSDILLTTDIVPNMLYIIMAEGGIISLVGCNSQFFLFTVSAGAECFLLTVMSYDRYVAICNPLRYSAIMDFKLCFQLVFGSWFLGFMAAICMIILICSFQLCNLNVIDHFFCDLTPLLEHFCSDRFIVDTVVLFLAISFFIFPFTFIIVTYVCISLTILNISSTTGRQKAFSTCSSHLAVVCTYYGTLIAKYAIPSKGQSLTVMKINSLLYTVITPLFNPIIYTLRNMEIQAALWKCIGIRLQTYLSSMR, encoded by the coding sequence ATGCTCCGGGAGAATCAGACCACAGTTACAGAATTTCTGCTTCTGGGATTTCCAGCCGTTCGCAACTTCAAGATCTTACTCTTCTTTGTCTTCCTTCTGTTATACATTTTCACCTTAGCTGGAAATGTCCTGATCATTGTCTTGGTGTCAACCAGTCACCAGCTCCGTATGCCCATGTACTTCTTTCTCAGTCACCTGTCCCTGTCTGACATCTTGCTAACCACAGATATTGTGCCTAATATGCTATACATAATAATGGCAGAAGGGGGCATTATCTCTCTCGTTGGCTGCAACTCTCAATTTTTCCTCTTTACGGTCTCAGCAGGTGCTGAATGTTTCCTTCTTACAGTGATGTCTTATGACAGATACGTGGCCATCTGCAACCCATTGCGTTACTCTGCTATTATGGACTTTAAGCTTTGCTTCCAATTAGTTTTCGGGTCTTGGTTCTTAGGTTTTATGGCAGCAATATGTATGATTATTTTAATTTGTTCATTTCAGTTATGTAACCTCAATGTCATTGACCATTTCTTCTGTGATCTTACCCCTCTCTTAGAACATTTTTGCTCAGACAGATTCATTGTGGATACAGTAGTCCTTTTTTTAGCCATCTCTTTCTTTATTTTCCCATTCACCTTCATCATTGTGACTTATGTCTGTATCTCTCTCACCATCCTCAATatctcctccaccactgggagacagaaagccttctccacctgcagCTCTCACCTGGCTGTTGTATGCACATATTATGGGACACTGATTGCTAAATATGCGATCCCCTCCAAAGGACAGTCATTGACTGTAATGAAAATCAATTCACTTCTGTACACAGTCATCACACCGTTATTCAATCCCATCATCTATACTCTGAGGAACATGGAGATCCAGGCAGCCCTTTGGAAATGTATCGGTATAAGGCTGCAAACATATCTGAGTAGCATGAGATAA
- the LOC142471380 gene encoding olfactory receptor 5G3-like, whose amino-acid sequence MHRENQTTVTEFLLLGFPAIHNFKILLFLVFLLLYIFTLAGNVLIIALVSTSHQLQTPMYFFLSHLSLSDILQTTDIVPNMLYVIMAEGAIISFAGCIAQYFLFGTSGGAECLLLTVMSYDRYLAICHPLRYFAFMDLKFCCQMVFWSWFLAFMAATSMVILLCSFQFCNPNVIDHFFCDLDPLLEHFCSERFIVDTVIFFLGISFFIFPFTFIVVTYVCISLTILRIKSITGRQKAFSTCSSHLAVVFTYYGTLIAKYVIPSKGQSLTVMKINSLLYTVVIPLFNPIIYTLRNKEIQAALWKCISIRIQTYFSSMR is encoded by the coding sequence ATGCACCGGGAGAATCAGACCACGGTTACAGAATTTCTGCTTCTGGGATTTCCAGCCATTCACAACTTCAAGATTTTACTCTTCCTTGTCTTCCTTCTGTTATACATTTTCACCTTAGCTGGAAATGTCCTCATCATTGCCTTGGTGTCAACCAGTCACCAGCTCCAAACGCCCATGTACTTCTTTCTCAGTCACCTGTCCCTGTCTGACATCTTGCAAACCACAGATATTGTTCCTAACATGCTATATGTAATAATGGCAGAAGGGGCTATTATCTCTTTTGCTGGGTGTATCGCTCAATATTTCCTATTTGGTACCTCAGGAGGTGCTGAATGTTTGCTCCTTACAGTGATGTCTTATGATAGATACCTGGCCATCTGCCACCCATTGCGTTACTTTGCTTTTATGGATTTGAAGTTTTGCTGCCAAATGGTTTTCTGGTCTTGGTTCTTAGCTTTTATGGCAGCAACAAGTATGGTTATTTTGCTTTGTTCATTTCAGTTTTGCAACCCCAATGTCATTGATCATTTCTTCTGTGATCTTGACCCTCTCTTAGAACATTTTTGCTCAGAAAGATTCATTGTGGATACTGTAATCTTTTTTCTAGGtatctctttctttatcttcccATTCACCTTCATCGTTGTGACTTATGTCTGTATCTCCCTCACCATCCTCAGGATAAAATCCATCACTGGGAGacagaaagccttctccacctgcagCTCTCACCTGGCCGTTGTGTTCACATATTATGGGACACTGATTGCTAAATATGTGATTCCATCCAAAGGACAGTCATTGACTGTAATGAAAATCAATTCACTTCTGTATACAGTTGTCATCCCGTTATTCAATCCCATCATCTATACTCTGAGGAACAAGGAGATCCAGGCAGCCCTGTGGAAATGTATCAGTATAAGGATACAAACATATTTCAGTAGCATGAGATAA